In Halosegnis marinus, one genomic interval encodes:
- a CDS encoding DNA polymerase sliding clamp, which translates to MFKAIVSAETLGDALDSVSVLVDECKIRLDEEGLAIRAVDPANVGMVDLTLDAAAFESYETDGGVIGVNLSRLEEFVGMADSGQLVQLELDEETRKLHIKIEGLEGTLALIDPDSIRQEPDLPDLDLPAEVVVEGADIARAVKAADMVSDHIALGVDADAETFYVDAEGDTDDVHLELTTEDLIALTPGDARSLFSLDYLKDMNKAIPSDAEVTMELGEEFPVKMHFDIAEGNGEVTYMLAPRIQSD; encoded by the coding sequence ATGTTCAAGGCTATCGTGAGCGCCGAGACGCTCGGGGACGCGCTCGACTCCGTGAGCGTTCTCGTGGACGAGTGTAAGATACGGCTGGACGAGGAGGGCCTCGCCATCCGCGCCGTCGACCCGGCCAACGTCGGTATGGTCGACCTCACGCTCGACGCGGCCGCCTTCGAGTCCTACGAGACGGACGGCGGCGTCATCGGCGTGAACCTCTCCCGGCTGGAGGAGTTCGTCGGCATGGCCGACTCGGGCCAGCTCGTCCAGCTCGAACTCGACGAGGAGACCCGGAAGCTCCACATCAAGATCGAGGGGCTGGAGGGGACGCTCGCGCTCATCGACCCGGACTCCATCCGCCAGGAGCCGGACCTCCCGGACCTCGACCTCCCGGCCGAGGTCGTCGTGGAGGGCGCTGACATCGCCCGCGCGGTCAAGGCCGCGGACATGGTCTCCGACCACATCGCGCTCGGCGTCGATGCCGACGCCGAGACGTTCTACGTGGACGCCGAGGGCGACACCGACGACGTCCACCTCGAACTCACGACCGAGGACCTCATCGCGCTCACGCCCGGCGACGCCCGCTCGCTCTTCTCGCTCGACTACCTCAAGGACATGAACAAGGCCATCCCGAGCGACGCCGAGGTCACGATGGAACTCGGCGAGGAGTTCCCCGTCAAGATGCACTTCGACATCGCGGAGGGGAACGGCGAGGTCACCTACATGCTCGCGCCGCGCATCCAGAGCGACTGA
- a CDS encoding twin-arginine translocase subunit TatC has protein sequence MAEEPDDGTGTDRPAERDDDEEPRVTSDADFNSLAADPDPDGDAAEEGDGAGSPEDDGPTPAITRVDDGDGVSEPDGDGVVSPADDPDTPTVDDVETPLADEEAGVSDGGYADEGDAGGMYDDIAFDDDDIADGADAPAVEGDFDGAPDDQEMPLADHIEEMVKRLGVVVVAMAVVSGIAFPFGTDLINFLWYDYLPGTFAECPTIGPLQPGGPACPQVYHPLAVILARLKVATLVGFVIALPLFVYETYLFMRPGLFPRERRYYLASVPTSLLLALVGIVFAHFIVIPFLFDYFVSYSQNATIVAFGLTETFDLIVLLLGAFAIVFQIPLFVMLALMMGLVTREWMEGRRLIFWGVFAALAFLFAPDPTGMAPIIVAATMIVLFEGTLLLAKWTRRG, from the coding sequence ATGGCCGAGGAGCCGGACGACGGGACGGGGACGGACCGTCCGGCGGAGCGCGACGACGACGAGGAGCCGCGCGTCACCTCGGACGCCGACTTCAACAGCCTCGCCGCCGACCCGGACCCCGACGGGGACGCGGCCGAGGAGGGCGACGGTGCCGGGAGCCCGGAGGACGACGGCCCGACGCCCGCCATCACGCGCGTCGACGACGGGGACGGCGTCTCGGAACCCGACGGCGACGGCGTCGTCTCCCCCGCCGACGACCCGGACACCCCGACCGTCGACGACGTGGAGACGCCGCTCGCCGACGAGGAAGCGGGCGTCTCCGACGGCGGCTACGCCGACGAGGGCGACGCCGGGGGGATGTACGACGACATCGCGTTCGACGACGACGACATCGCCGACGGCGCGGACGCACCCGCCGTCGAGGGGGACTTCGACGGCGCGCCCGACGACCAGGAGATGCCGCTGGCCGACCACATCGAGGAGATGGTCAAGCGGCTGGGCGTCGTCGTCGTCGCGATGGCCGTCGTCTCGGGCATCGCGTTCCCGTTCGGCACGGACCTCATCAACTTCCTGTGGTACGACTACCTGCCGGGGACGTTCGCGGAGTGTCCCACCATCGGACCGCTCCAGCCCGGCGGCCCGGCCTGTCCGCAGGTGTACCACCCGCTCGCGGTCATCCTCGCGCGGCTGAAGGTGGCGACGCTCGTCGGCTTCGTCATCGCCCTGCCGCTGTTCGTGTACGAGACCTACCTGTTCATGCGCCCGGGGCTGTTCCCCCGCGAGCGCCGCTACTACCTCGCCAGCGTCCCGACGAGCCTGCTGCTCGCGCTCGTCGGCATCGTGTTCGCCCACTTCATCGTCATCCCGTTCCTGTTCGACTACTTCGTCTCCTACTCGCAGAACGCGACCATCGTCGCGTTCGGCCTGACGGAGACGTTCGACCTCATCGTCCTCCTGCTCGGCGCGTTCGCCATCGTGTTCCAGATACCGCTGTTCGTGATGCTCGCGCTGATGATGGGGCTCGTCACCCGCGAGTGGATGGAGGGCCGCCGCCTCATCTTCTGGGGCGTCTTCGCCGCGCTGGCGTTCCTGTTCGCGCCGGACCCGACCGGGATGGCCCCCATCATCGTCGCGGCGACGATGATCGTCCTGTTCGAGGGGACGCTCCTGCTGGCGAAGTGGACCCGGCGCGGGTGA
- a CDS encoding CPBP family intramembrane glutamic endopeptidase has product MTNAVATESVGPDAPVVTPRRGRAVAVALGLVVVGFLAGTLLGAVPLVVELLLTGEILASPVYLLASVVVTMLAYAAVALVYARGRLVIPARTPTLREVGIAGGAVLAMLAVNIGGQFVVGLFGLEAAPSSVADIAVGAPVFLLALAAVALLLNGPAEELLFRGAVQGRLRRAFGPVGAVIGASLPFAAIHFFAVVGTVGAGLVSVAIIALVAVVLGAIYEYTDNIVVPALAHGVYNAVLFVAAYLAVVGAF; this is encoded by the coding sequence ATGACCAACGCAGTCGCAACTGAATCCGTCGGCCCGGACGCGCCGGTCGTTACGCCCCGCCGGGGCCGTGCGGTCGCCGTCGCGCTCGGCCTCGTCGTCGTCGGCTTCCTCGCCGGGACGCTCCTCGGCGCGGTCCCGCTCGTCGTCGAGCTCCTCCTCACGGGCGAGATACTCGCCTCCCCCGTGTACCTGCTCGCCAGCGTCGTCGTCACGATGCTCGCGTACGCGGCCGTCGCGCTCGTGTACGCCCGCGGTCGCCTCGTCATCCCCGCCCGGACGCCCACGCTCCGGGAGGTCGGTATCGCGGGCGGCGCGGTCCTCGCGATGCTCGCGGTGAACATCGGCGGCCAGTTCGTCGTCGGCCTGTTCGGGCTGGAGGCGGCCCCGTCGAGCGTCGCCGACATCGCCGTCGGCGCGCCCGTGTTCCTGCTCGCGCTCGCGGCCGTCGCGCTCCTGCTCAACGGCCCAGCCGAGGAACTGCTGTTCCGCGGCGCGGTACAGGGTCGGCTCCGCCGCGCGTTCGGCCCGGTCGGGGCGGTCATCGGCGCGAGCCTCCCGTTCGCGGCCATCCACTTCTTCGCCGTCGTCGGCACCGTCGGCGCGGGGCTGGTCTCGGTCGCCATCATCGCGCTCGTCGCGGTCGTCCTCGGCGCGATATACGAGTACACGGACAACATCGTCGTCCCGGCGCTGGCCCACGGCGTCTACAACGCCGTGCTGTTCGTCGCCGCGTACCTCGCCGTCGTCGGCGCGTTCTGA
- a CDS encoding ATP-dependent DNA helicase produces MTPGDDWRDVFGHAEPYPEQEDGVDAAVAAARDSGFLSLEGACGTGKTMLALTAGVHLVRDPDSDFERVVVLTSVKQQLRQFEADLRTMNANLPDGYDPVTAMTLVGKADVCPYNIEGRAGIDDDTVYERCEGLRERTRGLTEETTAGSLASRARSQQVGLADSGTQGGGAQYMEVLGEPTPYPPDTVEYADGTTEVEYCPFYAQYLDDLPEEGDASEAVPFDFTDMGLIERDDLVTLSASHGTCPHSTMGAILEHAEVVVGNYYHAFDPTTVGSFTGALLDEETFVVCDEAHMLEPRVRDLVSDRVGDATLRDAESELARVLQPLTLDGGDGTRTTAGLSEARDLIRAELDDADVTTDELARLREFLRDLREELDRRVTAHLDREHRGWRADLGDLPDDEIPLRDPEEPAEDEITEWAEREGYTDSVWANAETVGAVVARILNEAEEEDKRRAAPAVGRVLGSWYRNDHTDYFREIELERTWDETEPADSWRRAYNAALAVHNCIPGDAIAETLGKFGGGVLMSATLAPLDVFERVTGLTHLREEENRPVERRTYGLSFPAENRASYAVATPKFTHDNRGFPDEETETRRVYANALRQVARVDGNVLVGMPSYAEAEWAADVLADVDKEVLIDESSGDDATERLKADFFRGDGKVLVTSLRGTLTEGVDYRGDRLSAAAVCGVPIINTASPRTRAVRTAYDREFGDVSASDASGGVGGGTSRSGFETALTVPAVRKARQAIGRVIRGPEEVGVRVLLDERYARDSWDSVREYLGPEREEFQPVSPDMLSVGLDRFRDGRN; encoded by the coding sequence GTGACACCGGGCGACGACTGGCGGGACGTGTTCGGCCACGCGGAGCCGTACCCCGAACAGGAGGACGGGGTCGACGCCGCCGTGGCTGCCGCCCGAGATTCGGGGTTTCTCTCACTGGAGGGTGCGTGTGGCACGGGGAAGACGATGCTCGCGCTCACCGCGGGCGTCCACCTCGTGCGCGACCCCGACTCCGACTTCGAGCGCGTCGTCGTCCTCACGAGCGTCAAACAGCAACTGCGCCAGTTCGAGGCGGACCTGCGGACGATGAACGCGAACCTCCCCGACGGCTACGACCCCGTGACGGCGATGACGCTCGTCGGGAAGGCCGACGTCTGCCCGTACAACATCGAGGGGCGCGCGGGCATCGACGACGACACCGTCTACGAGCGGTGTGAGGGCCTGCGCGAGCGCACCCGCGGGCTGACCGAGGAGACGACCGCCGGGTCGCTCGCCTCGCGCGCCCGGAGCCAGCAGGTCGGGCTGGCCGATTCGGGGACACAGGGCGGCGGCGCCCAGTACATGGAGGTGCTCGGCGAGCCGACCCCCTACCCCCCGGACACGGTCGAGTACGCCGACGGGACGACCGAGGTGGAGTACTGCCCCTTCTACGCGCAGTACCTCGACGACCTGCCCGAGGAGGGGGACGCGAGCGAGGCCGTGCCGTTCGACTTCACCGACATGGGGCTCATCGAGCGCGACGACCTCGTCACCCTCTCGGCGAGCCACGGCACCTGCCCCCACTCGACGATGGGCGCGATACTCGAACACGCGGAGGTCGTCGTCGGCAACTACTACCACGCCTTCGATCCGACGACGGTCGGCTCGTTCACCGGCGCGCTGCTCGACGAGGAGACGTTCGTCGTCTGCGACGAGGCGCACATGCTCGAACCCCGCGTGCGCGACCTCGTCTCCGACCGCGTCGGCGACGCCACGCTCCGGGACGCCGAGAGCGAACTCGCGCGCGTGCTCCAGCCGCTCACGCTCGACGGCGGCGACGGCACGCGCACGACGGCGGGCCTGTCGGAGGCGCGCGACCTCATCCGGGCGGAACTCGACGACGCCGACGTGACGACCGACGAACTCGCCCGCCTGCGGGAGTTCCTCCGGGACCTCCGCGAGGAACTCGACCGCCGGGTCACGGCCCACCTCGACCGCGAACACCGGGGCTGGCGCGCCGACCTCGGCGACCTGCCGGACGACGAGATACCGCTACGCGACCCCGAGGAGCCGGCGGAGGACGAGATAACGGAGTGGGCCGAGCGGGAGGGGTACACCGACTCCGTGTGGGCGAACGCCGAGACGGTCGGGGCCGTCGTCGCCCGTATCCTGAACGAGGCCGAGGAGGAGGACAAGCGCCGGGCGGCCCCCGCCGTCGGGCGCGTCCTCGGCTCGTGGTACCGCAACGACCACACCGACTACTTCCGGGAGATAGAGCTCGAGCGGACGTGGGACGAGACGGAGCCGGCCGACTCGTGGCGGCGCGCGTACAACGCGGCGCTCGCGGTCCACAACTGCATCCCCGGCGACGCCATCGCGGAGACGCTGGGGAAGTTCGGCGGCGGCGTGTTGATGAGCGCGACGCTCGCTCCGCTCGACGTGTTCGAGCGCGTCACCGGGCTGACACACCTCCGCGAGGAGGAGAACCGCCCGGTCGAGCGTCGGACGTACGGCCTCTCCTTCCCGGCGGAGAACCGCGCCTCCTACGCCGTCGCCACGCCGAAGTTCACCCACGACAACCGCGGGTTCCCGGACGAGGAGACCGAGACGCGGCGCGTCTACGCGAACGCGCTCCGGCAGGTCGCCCGCGTCGACGGCAACGTCCTCGTCGGGATGCCCTCCTACGCCGAGGCCGAGTGGGCCGCGGACGTGCTCGCGGACGTGGACAAGGAGGTGCTCATCGACGAGTCGTCGGGCGACGACGCCACCGAGCGGCTGAAGGCCGACTTCTTCCGCGGCGACGGGAAGGTGCTCGTCACCTCGCTGCGCGGGACGCTCACCGAGGGAGTGGACTACCGCGGCGACCGCCTGTCGGCGGCCGCCGTCTGTGGCGTCCCCATCATCAACACCGCCTCGCCGCGGACGCGCGCCGTCCGGACGGCCTACGACCGCGAGTTCGGGGACGTCTCCGCGAGCGACGCGAGCGGAGGCGTGGGGGGCGGAACGTCCCGCAGCGGGTTCGAGACGGCGCTGACGGTCCCCGCGGTGCGGAAAGCCCGGCAGGCCATCGGGCGCGTCATCCGCGGCCCGGAGGAGGTCGGCGTCCGCGTCCTGCTGGACGAGCGGTACGCCCGCGACTCGTGGGACTCGGTTCGTGAGTACCTAGGGCCGGAGCGAGAGGAGTTCCAGCCGGTGTCACCAGACATGCTGTCGGTCGGCCTCGACCGCTTCCGCGACGGTCGGAACTGA
- a CDS encoding twin-arginine translocase subunit TatC — protein sequence MSGAVDGDVVRTLQGGRETLGDMLGAAQKHLQKVFIVFVVGLLATIIFLNRYGWNRMKADLLSQAPDAQVIAVTPFDVILLQVKIGLVIGVLMAIPVLIYYSRDALRARGYWPTGIPRWQIATVVFLAVVLLLLGATYGYVLFFPLAFEFLASNAVSADLEPTYSIVKWAQFVFLLSISFGLAAQLPLAMSGLALSNVVPYQTFRDYWKHAILGLYALGALFTPPDPLTQLLWATPLVMLYGFSLFVTRFLVTARAAGEQVGLKPTLRRRWNVVAGGGVVGGAVAFFLGRAATNGAFDSALASLDAIPYAGAYLDGRFPDSLATDTLLGVDATAVLAVAALFVGAFAALAALVYLMFKALDEVADLSGAAPASTGAPGDIDIGGLDAAGVRAAPIEPFVEMTENEALSLASGAMDEGDGDKAQAILDRFDAAQEMAADHPPEANEGDPAAEAKALAETGELPEDDADSAGTEEEAEEEESGNVFSRTGAGMLSAFTEDEVDEDDIGGYYYDLAFIASSLRSKAFVLVGTFMSVLAVTFYVLYTGGIGWLKAQFLTQLPDQVTAEQVRLVTLHPVEALVFGIKVATIAGAVATLPLLLFYAWPALKQRGFARGDRRVLLVWGGSLFATLIGGSLVGFLFVAPGIISWLANDAIAAHMVIAYRINNFGWLVFFTTVGVGIMACIPMSMLLFHAGGIVRYRTMRKRWRVVVLAVLSVIALLSPRGVFMMFVLGLPVVGMYGLGLAVLHAVTLGGRRGGGGPKVEPAD from the coding sequence GTGTCCGGAGCCGTAGACGGAGACGTCGTCCGAACCCTTCAGGGCGGGCGCGAGACGCTCGGCGATATGCTCGGGGCGGCCCAGAAACATCTCCAGAAGGTGTTCATCGTCTTCGTCGTCGGCCTGCTCGCGACGATAATCTTCCTCAACCGGTACGGGTGGAACCGCATGAAGGCGGACCTGCTCTCGCAGGCGCCCGACGCGCAGGTCATCGCCGTCACGCCGTTCGACGTCATCCTGTTGCAGGTGAAGATCGGCCTCGTCATCGGCGTCCTGATGGCCATACCCGTGCTGATATACTACTCTCGCGACGCCCTGCGGGCCCGCGGCTACTGGCCGACGGGTATCCCGCGGTGGCAGATAGCGACCGTCGTCTTCCTCGCCGTCGTCCTCCTCCTGCTCGGGGCGACCTACGGCTACGTCCTCTTCTTCCCGCTCGCCTTCGAGTTCCTCGCGAGCAACGCCGTCAGCGCGGACCTCGAACCCACCTACTCCATCGTGAAGTGGGCGCAGTTCGTCTTCCTGCTCTCCATCTCCTTCGGCCTCGCGGCCCAACTGCCGCTGGCGATGTCCGGCCTCGCGCTGTCGAACGTCGTCCCCTACCAGACGTTCCGCGACTACTGGAAGCACGCCATCCTCGGGCTGTACGCGCTCGGCGCGCTGTTCACGCCGCCGGACCCGCTCACCCAACTGCTGTGGGCGACGCCGCTCGTCATGCTGTACGGCTTCTCGCTGTTCGTCACCCGCTTCCTCGTCACGGCCCGGGCCGCGGGCGAGCAGGTGGGGCTGAAGCCGACGCTGCGCCGGCGCTGGAACGTCGTCGCGGGCGGCGGCGTGGTCGGCGGCGCGGTCGCCTTCTTCCTCGGGCGGGCGGCGACGAACGGCGCGTTCGATTCCGCGCTCGCCTCGCTCGACGCGATACCGTACGCCGGCGCGTATCTCGACGGTCGCTTTCCCGACTCGCTCGCGACCGACACCCTGCTCGGCGTCGACGCGACGGCCGTGCTGGCCGTCGCCGCGCTGTTCGTCGGCGCGTTCGCGGCGCTCGCCGCCCTCGTCTACCTGATGTTCAAGGCGCTCGACGAGGTGGCGGACCTCTCCGGGGCCGCGCCCGCGAGTACGGGCGCGCCGGGCGACATCGACATCGGCGGCCTCGACGCCGCCGGGGTCCGCGCCGCCCCCATCGAGCCCTTCGTGGAGATGACGGAGAACGAGGCGCTCTCGCTCGCCAGCGGGGCGATGGACGAGGGCGACGGCGACAAGGCGCAGGCGATACTCGACCGGTTCGACGCGGCCCAGGAGATGGCGGCCGACCACCCGCCCGAGGCGAACGAGGGGGACCCGGCCGCCGAGGCGAAGGCGCTGGCCGAGACGGGCGAACTCCCCGAGGACGACGCCGACTCGGCCGGGACCGAGGAGGAAGCGGAGGAGGAGGAGTCCGGGAACGTCTTCTCGCGGACCGGCGCGGGGATGCTCTCGGCGTTCACCGAGGACGAGGTGGACGAGGACGACATCGGCGGCTACTACTACGACCTCGCGTTCATCGCCTCGTCGCTCCGCTCGAAGGCGTTCGTCCTCGTCGGGACGTTCATGTCCGTGCTCGCCGTGACGTTCTACGTCCTCTACACGGGCGGTATCGGCTGGCTGAAGGCGCAGTTCCTCACCCAGCTGCCCGACCAGGTGACCGCAGAACAGGTGCGGCTCGTCACCCTCCACCCCGTCGAGGCGCTCGTCTTCGGCATCAAGGTCGCCACCATCGCCGGGGCGGTGGCGACGCTGCCGCTACTGCTCTTCTACGCGTGGCCGGCGCTGAAGCAGCGCGGCTTCGCGCGCGGCGACCGCCGCGTCCTGCTCGTGTGGGGCGGGAGCCTCTTCGCCACCCTCATCGGCGGGAGCCTCGTCGGCTTCCTGTTCGTCGCCCCGGGCATCATCTCGTGGCTCGCCAACGACGCCATCGCGGCGCACATGGTCATCGCCTACCGCATCAACAACTTCGGGTGGCTCGTGTTCTTCACCACCGTCGGCGTCGGCATCATGGCGTGTATCCCGATGTCGATGCTGCTGTTCCACGCCGGGGGCATCGTCCGCTACCGGACGATGCGCAAGCGGTGGCGGGTCGTCGTGCTCGCGGTGCTGTCGGTCATCGCCCTGCTGTCGCCCCGCGGCGTGTTCATGATGTTCGTGCTCGGCCTCCCCGTCGTCGGGATGTACGGGCTCGGCCTCGCCGTCCTCCACGCCGTCACCCTCGGCGGCCGTCGCGGCGGCGGCGGGCCGAAGGTCGAGCCGGCCGACTGA
- a CDS encoding queuosine precursor transporter, translating into MSERAPPLGATVLAALFVTALVVSQLTAAKVLAFSIPFSLPYTGSALILPGAALGYALTFFASDCYTELYGKLAGQRLVNVAFAMNFVLLGLVYSTIAAPAAQSSIDPGTFAAVLGASTNIVAGSLVAYLLSQNWDVYVFHRIREATGKEKLWLRNVASTASSQAIDTVVFVGIAFYLLPNYAGIGPVLPTNVVLGLMLGQYLLKLLIAVADTPFVYLVTNAVRANESGHEDRIMG; encoded by the coding sequence ATGAGTGAGCGCGCGCCGCCGCTGGGCGCGACGGTGCTCGCGGCGCTGTTCGTCACGGCGCTCGTCGTCTCACAGCTGACCGCGGCGAAGGTGCTCGCCTTCTCCATCCCCTTCTCCCTGCCGTACACGGGGAGCGCGCTGATACTCCCCGGGGCGGCGCTGGGGTACGCGCTGACCTTCTTCGCGTCGGACTGCTACACCGAACTGTACGGGAAGCTCGCGGGCCAGCGGCTCGTCAACGTCGCGTTCGCGATGAACTTCGTCCTGCTGGGGCTGGTGTACTCGACCATCGCCGCGCCGGCCGCCCAGTCGAGCATCGACCCCGGCACGTTCGCCGCCGTCCTCGGCGCGTCGACCAACATCGTCGCCGGGTCGCTCGTCGCCTACCTGCTCTCGCAGAACTGGGACGTGTACGTGTTCCACCGCATCCGCGAGGCCACCGGGAAGGAGAAGCTCTGGCTCCGCAACGTCGCCTCCACCGCGTCCTCGCAGGCCATCGACACGGTCGTGTTCGTCGGCATCGCCTTCTACCTCCTGCCGAACTACGCCGGTATCGGCCCGGTGCTCCCGACGAACGTCGTGCTCGGCCTGATGCTCGGCCAGTACCTCCTGAAGCTCCTCATCGCGGTCGCCGACACGCCGTTCGTCTACCTCGTGACCAACGCGGTCCGGGCCAACGAGTCCGGCCACGAGGACCGCATCATGGGCTGA
- a CDS encoding ribbon-helix-helix domain-containing protein: MPKISVEIPGELLADLDEHVGDDGKYVNRSDAVRASIRKNLDILDEIDARHGRLTDDE; the protein is encoded by the coding sequence ATGCCTAAGATAAGCGTGGAGATACCCGGCGAGCTGCTCGCCGACCTCGACGAGCACGTCGGCGACGACGGGAAGTACGTGAACCGCAGCGACGCCGTCCGGGCGTCCATCCGCAAGAACCTCGACATCCTCGACGAGATAGACGCCCGCCACGGGCGCCTGACCGACGATGAGTGA
- a CDS encoding AAA family ATPase, whose product MDAPLWTDEYAPAIEDLPQPDVRDYLSTARDEPLNLVLHGPKGAGKTAAARALAREAHEDPDNDLVELNVADFFDRTKKEIRNDERFEPFLAGRSRMSKRDMINHVLKESASYQPVSGRYKTVLLDNAEAIREDFQQALRRVMEQYAANTQFVIATRQPSKLIPPIRSRCFSVPVRAPDHGETATALRRVVDLAGVEYDDDGLEYLAGYGDGDLRKAVLGAQTAAAKEGAVTMSAAYETLGDIGHDDTVEAMLAAAESSDFSEARSRLDELIYDHGYGGDEILQDVLRVGRSRYDGRRLAKLYRLAGETDFDLTESTSDRVQLGHLLARMGRPADA is encoded by the coding sequence ATGGACGCGCCGCTGTGGACCGACGAGTACGCGCCGGCCATCGAGGACCTGCCCCAGCCGGACGTGCGCGACTACCTCTCGACGGCCCGCGACGAGCCGCTGAACCTCGTCCTCCACGGGCCGAAGGGGGCCGGCAAGACGGCGGCGGCCCGCGCGCTCGCTCGCGAGGCTCACGAGGACCCGGACAACGACCTCGTGGAGCTGAACGTCGCGGACTTCTTCGACCGGACGAAAAAGGAGATACGCAACGACGAGCGCTTCGAACCGTTCCTCGCCGGGCGCTCGCGCATGTCCAAACGCGACATGATAAACCACGTCCTGAAGGAATCGGCCTCGTACCAGCCCGTCTCCGGGCGGTACAAGACCGTCCTGCTCGACAACGCCGAGGCCATCCGCGAGGACTTCCAGCAGGCGCTCCGGCGGGTGATGGAGCAGTACGCCGCGAACACGCAGTTCGTCATCGCGACCCGCCAGCCCTCGAAGCTCATCCCGCCGATCCGCTCGCGGTGTTTCTCGGTCCCGGTGCGCGCCCCGGACCACGGCGAGACGGCGACGGCGCTCCGGCGGGTCGTCGACCTCGCGGGGGTCGAGTACGACGACGACGGCCTCGAGTACCTCGCGGGCTACGGCGACGGCGACCTTCGCAAGGCCGTGCTCGGCGCCCAGACCGCCGCGGCGAAGGAGGGCGCGGTGACCATGTCGGCGGCCTACGAGACGCTCGGCGACATCGGCCACGACGACACCGTCGAGGCGATGCTCGCGGCCGCCGAATCGAGCGACTTCTCGGAGGCGCGCTCCCGGCTCGACGAGCTCATCTACGACCACGGCTACGGCGGCGACGAGATACTGCAGGACGTGCTCCGCGTCGGTCGTTCGCGCTACGACGGCCGGCGGCTGGCGAAGCTCTACCGGCTCGCGGGCGAGACGGACTTCGACCTCACGGAGTCGACGAGCGACCGGGTACAACTGGGCCACCTGCTCGCGCGGATGGGCCGGCCGGCCGACGCCTGA
- a CDS encoding DUF7474 family protein has product MPRFEYPCPGCRTRTNLHDAGCDFDGVRWTDIEAAYVDVLSRLSRTELSEAALREAIDDWGGLHAAALSRLRGDQRVDGGDDGPLELLTAAEYKERVTHPTMEPLKTIYEQGSVHGAHDNAVFALVAFYEMVGLSWAETREQMLTWLDESGTWARGGFEEGSPEELVDSKRHVYERGYGWKQAGREAKAVIDRRLG; this is encoded by the coding sequence GTGCCGCGCTTCGAGTACCCCTGTCCGGGCTGTCGCACCCGCACGAACCTCCACGACGCAGGCTGCGACTTCGACGGCGTCCGGTGGACCGACATCGAGGCCGCCTATGTGGACGTGCTCTCGCGGCTCTCCCGGACGGAGCTCTCCGAGGCGGCCCTCCGGGAGGCGATAGACGACTGGGGCGGCCTCCACGCCGCCGCGCTGTCGCGGCTGCGCGGCGACCAGCGCGTGGACGGCGGCGACGACGGCCCGCTGGAACTGCTCACCGCCGCGGAGTACAAGGAGCGCGTGACCCACCCGACGATGGAGCCGCTGAAGACCATCTACGAGCAGGGCTCCGTCCACGGCGCCCACGACAACGCGGTGTTCGCGCTCGTCGCGTTCTACGAGATGGTCGGGCTCTCGTGGGCCGAGACGCGCGAGCAGATGCTGACGTGGCTCGACGAGTCGGGCACGTGGGCGCGCGGCGGCTTCGAGGAGGGGTCGCCGGAGGAGCTCGTCGACTCGAAACGCCACGTCTACGAGCGCGGCTACGGGTGGAAGCAAGCGGGGCGAGAAGCGAAGGCGGTTATCGACAGACGGCTCGGGTAG
- a CDS encoding cold-shock protein: MAHGKVDFFNDTGGYGFITTDDGDLDDDEDVFFHMEDVGGPDLEEGTEVEFDIESSPKGPRASNVVRQ, from the coding sequence ATGGCACACGGTAAAGTTGACTTCTTCAACGACACTGGCGGCTACGGCTTCATCACGACCGACGACGGCGACCTCGACGACGACGAGGACGTGTTCTTCCACATGGAGGACGTCGGCGGCCCGGACCTCGAGGAGGGGACCGAAGTGGAGTTCGACATCGAGTCGTCGCCGAAGGGGCCCCGCGCCTCCAACGTCGTTCGGCAGTAA